In Leclercia sp. LSNIH1, the genomic stretch GCGCGGATCCCCGAGGGGACCGAACTGCCGCGGGAGATGAACCCCACCGCCATTCATCACCTGCCGGATGCCCTGCGCCTGGACTACCTGGACGCCTTTGGCTCCGCCATTCATGCGGTGTTTTTGATGGCTGCCGCGATCATGGTGCTGGCCTTTGTCCTGTCGTGGTTCCTGCGTGAGGCGCCGCTGCGCAAGCGGGAGACGTAAAGTTAACGGGTCAGCTATTTGTTGCGAGTCGCTTTCCGAATTTTGACGCTCTGGCTTGTCATTCCCGACGCTGCTGGCGCATGCTTTGTCCTGGTTAATAAATCAGCAGAGGTTGCGATGGAACGTAAAGCAAAACTGTTCAAAAAAGGGCGAAACCAGGCGGTTTTACTGCCTGCTGAGTTCGCGTTTGACTCAGAGAATGTCTGGATCCGGCGGGATGAAGAGGGGAATGTTGTGTTGAGGGCTATGTCAGAGAAGGAACGGCACAGGGAAAATTTTTTGCGTTTACTGAAGCAGACTCATGTCCCTGATTCTTTCCTGAGTAAAGAGGAACGCAATCAGAGCTATACGACAAGAGATCCTTTTGAAGGATTATAGAAAATGCTGCATATGCTGGACACTAACATAGTAAGCCATCTCGTGAGGCAGCATCCAGGAGTGGTAAATCACTATTCCCGGTTGGCGCCAGAAGATATGTGTATTTCAAGCGTAACGGAGGCTGA encodes the following:
- a CDS encoding antitoxin produces the protein MERKAKLFKKGRNQAVLLPAEFAFDSENVWIRRDEEGNVVLRAMSEKERHRENFLRLLKQTHVPDSFLSKEERNQSYTTRDPFEGL